The DNA region GCTTTTTTGCCAATGGTTATACCACTAGTAGTACCAACTTGTCCCCAAAGCGTGACTTCATCTTCAATTATACAACAACCAGCGATTCCTGTTTGAGATGCGATTAAGCATTTTTTACCTATTACAGTATCGTGACCTACTTGTATTTGGTTATCCAGTTTAGAACCTTCGCCAATTGTTGTATCACCAGTCACACCACGATCAATACTACACATGGCGCCAATATCTACATTGTCTTTTATTACAACTCTTCCTCCAGATTTTAATTGATCAAACCCTTCTGGTCTATTTTTATAATAAAATGCACTTGCACCTAACACACTTCCTGCATGAATAGTCACATTATTACCAATAATCGTATCATCATAAATACTAACATTAGAATGAATGACACAATTATCACCAATAGTTACATTGTTTCCAATAAAACAGTTTGGTTGAATAATGGTATTTGTTCCAATTTTTGCAGTTTCTGAAATTGCTGAACTAGAAGGAACAAATGGTTTAAAATGATTAGTTAACTTGTTGAAATCTCTAAAAGGATCGTCACTAATTAATAAAGCCTTGCCTTCAGGACATTCTACCTCTTTATTTATTAAAACAATTGTTGCTGCACTGTTTAAAGCTTTA from Mesoflavibacter profundi includes:
- a CDS encoding UDP-3-O-(3-hydroxymyristoyl)glucosamine N-acyltransferase, translating into MKFPKSHTLQQIAQLIDCKFVGNPNFEILGMNEIHVVEPGDIVFVDHPKYYDKALNSAATIVLINKEVECPEGKALLISDDPFRDFNKLTNHFKPFVPSSSAISETAKIGTNTIIQPNCFIGNNVTIGDNCVIHSNVSIYDDTIIGNNVTIHAGSVLGASAFYYKNRPEGFDQLKSGGRVVIKDNVDIGAMCSIDRGVTGDTTIGEGSKLDNQIQVGHDTVIGKKCLIASQTGIAGCCIIEDEVTLWGQVGTTSGITIGKKANVLGQTGVTKSIEGHKTYFGTPIEESRVKLKDLAYVKKIPEILSQLKQK